One Nostoc sp. CENA543 genomic window, AACTCCCACCTTGTTCTATCCGCAGAGATTGCCGTTGGTGGCAACAAGAAGGTAAGGCGGCTTGTATGCGTTGCCCACAAATTATTACTGACAATTACAGCCCATCTCAGCTAATGCAAGAAGTTGCATTAACTGATGTAACTACTTAATTGAAAAGGAGAAAAACATGGCTTTTGAAAATGTCAGAGCTTTTTATGAAAGATTGGCTAATGATGAAGCTTTCCGCTCTCAAATGCAACAAGTTGAAAGCAAAGATGAATGTAGCCAAGTGGTGAAAGCTGCTGGTTTTGAATTTACCCAAACAGAGTTTGAAGAATATACGACTCAATTATTAGAGTCAGCAGCTGGCGAAGGCGAACTCAGAGATTTAGATGAACAAGAATTAGAGGCAGTCTTTGGTGGTGCTTCCTCTTTACTTGACAAAATTCGCATTCAACCTTTGTATGGCGTGATTGTTTGGCCTCCTAAGCCACCTTATGCTCAACCTTTGTATGGGGTTATAGTTAGCGAGGAATTTTAGGCACATTAAAACAGCTATTTCAGTGTTTAGGGACGGATAAACACAAACCGTCCCTCTTTATATAAGTTGAATAGGGGTGATATTTTATGAGCGATCGCAGAATTAGCTATGCTGTTTGGGAAATCACATTAAAATGTAATCTGGCTTGTCAACATTGTGGTTCGCGTGCAGGCCATACCAGAGCCAAAGAACTTTCCACCGCAGAAGCCCTAGATTTAGTCAAACAAATGGCAGATGTGGGCATCACCGAAATTACACTAATTGGTGGTGAGGCTTTTTTGCGTCCAGATTGGTTGGAAATTGCCCACGCTATTAATCAAGCTGGCATTCACTGCGGAATGACAACCGGCGGCTACGGTATTACTTTAGACACAGCACGCCGCATGAAAGAT contains:
- a CDS encoding Nif11-like leader peptide family natural product precursor, with the translated sequence MAFENVRAFYERLANDEAFRSQMQQVESKDECSQVVKAAGFEFTQTEFEEYTTQLLESAAGEGELRDLDEQELEAVFGGASSLLDKIRIQPLYGVIVWPPKPPYAQPLYGVIVSEEF